From one Mya arenaria isolate MELC-2E11 chromosome 4, ASM2691426v1 genomic stretch:
- the LOC128232126 gene encoding uncharacterized protein LOC128232126 translates to MRLQLEKVTQHTNTLPFLPIPVVLSLILFLIGFVTPGWSGAKIEGTFYGSGLWYDYVCHAGSDCETKPFAHKSMVLGDELAEAVEKSVLKYRVMACLALAFQIFATILTLLARVPKANFKQYLFTFTGICGLCLFLSALFSLVTSGMHVHQIIKAYKVYKKYIYLFEEMHFIFPYSLFCSASEE, encoded by the exons ATGCGACTACAACTGGAGAAAGTAACACAACATACAAATACGCTGCCTTTTTTGCCGATTCCTGTAGTTTTgagtttaattttgtttcttattgGGTTTGTAACACCCGGATGGTCAGGCGCGAAAATAGAAGGAACATTTTATGGCTCTGGATTGTGGTACGATTATGTGTGTCACGCAGGATCAGATTGTGAAACCAAGCCTTTTGCTCATAAAAGTATGGTGTTAGGTGATGAACTAGCAG AAGCAGTTGAAAAATCCGTTTTGAAATATCGAGTAATGGCATGTTTAGCTTTGGCTTTCCAAATATTTGCAACAATCTTGACATTGTTGGCTCGAGTACCAAAGGCGAACTTTAAACAATACCTGTTTACCTTCACTGGCATCTGTGgcttatgtttgtttctttcag cTTTGTTCAGTTTGGTCACATCAGGGATGCATGTACACCAGATTATCAAGGCTTATAAGGTctacaagaaatatatatacctCTTtgaagaaatgcattttatatttccGTATTCCTTGTTTTGTTCGGCATCGGAGGAATAA